A stretch of the Erinaceus europaeus chromosome 1, mEriEur2.1, whole genome shotgun sequence genome encodes the following:
- the CBLN4 gene encoding cerebellin-4 isoform X1, translating to MGSGLRALSVVPAVLLAFTLPGLSVWAQNDTEPIVLEGKCLVVCDSNPATDSKGSSSSPLGISVRAANSKVAFSAVRSTNHEPSEMSNKTRIIYFDQILVNVGNFFTLESVFVAPRKGIYSFSFHVIKVYQSQTIQVNLMLNGKPVISAFAGDKDVTREAATNGVLLYLDKEDKVYLKLEKGNLVGGWQYSTFSGFLVFPL from the exons ATGGGCTCCGGGCTCCGGGCATTGTCCGTGGTGCCGGCAGTGCTGTTGGCCTTCACCCTGCCGGGGCTGTCTGTCTGGGCACAGAACGACACGGAGCCCATCGTGCTGGAGGGCAAGTGCTTGGTGGTGTGCGACTCGAATCCGGCCACGGACTCCAAGGGTTCCTCTTCGTCCCCTCTGGGAATCTCCGTCCGAGCGGCCAACTCTAAGGTCGCCTTCTCCGCGGTGCGGAGCACTAACCATGAGCCATCTGAGATGAGCAACAAGACTCGCATCATTTACTTTGATCAG atcctAGTAAATGTGGGTAATTTTTTCACGTTGGAGTCTGTCTTTGTAGCACCAAGAAAAGGAATTTACAGTTTCAGTTTTCATGTAATTAAAGTCTACCAGAGTCAAACAattcag GTTAACCTGATGTTAAACGGAAAACCAGTAATATCTGCCTTTGCTGGAGACAAAGATGTTACCCGTGAAGCTGCCACAAATGGAGTTTTGTTGTACCTAGATAAAGAGGATAAAGTTTACCTAAAACTGGAGAAAGGTAATTTGGTTGGAGGCTGGCAGTATTCCACGTTCTCTGGCTTTTTGGTGTTCCCCCTATAG
- the CBLN4 gene encoding cerebellin-4 isoform X2, with amino-acid sequence MGSGLRALSVVPAVLLAFTLPGLSVWAQNDTEPIVLEGKCLVVCDSNPATDSKGSSSSPLGISVRAANSKVAFSAVRSTNHEPSEMSNKTRIIYFDQVNLMLNGKPVISAFAGDKDVTREAATNGVLLYLDKEDKVYLKLEKGNLVGGWQYSTFSGFLVFPL; translated from the exons ATGGGCTCCGGGCTCCGGGCATTGTCCGTGGTGCCGGCAGTGCTGTTGGCCTTCACCCTGCCGGGGCTGTCTGTCTGGGCACAGAACGACACGGAGCCCATCGTGCTGGAGGGCAAGTGCTTGGTGGTGTGCGACTCGAATCCGGCCACGGACTCCAAGGGTTCCTCTTCGTCCCCTCTGGGAATCTCCGTCCGAGCGGCCAACTCTAAGGTCGCCTTCTCCGCGGTGCGGAGCACTAACCATGAGCCATCTGAGATGAGCAACAAGACTCGCATCATTTACTTTGATCAG GTTAACCTGATGTTAAACGGAAAACCAGTAATATCTGCCTTTGCTGGAGACAAAGATGTTACCCGTGAAGCTGCCACAAATGGAGTTTTGTTGTACCTAGATAAAGAGGATAAAGTTTACCTAAAACTGGAGAAAGGTAATTTGGTTGGAGGCTGGCAGTATTCCACGTTCTCTGGCTTTTTGGTGTTCCCCCTATAG